A stretch of DNA from Kiloniellales bacterium:
GCCGGAGACGGTCGAGGCCAGGGCGGCAAAGGTCCGGATGTGGCCGATCGCGCGGATCAGGTTCAGGCAGTAGAGCGAGCCGGCCGCGAAGCCCAGGAAATAGGCCGCCGTGATCGCGCCCATGGCGTAGACCGAGAAGCCCTCGAGCCCGGCGCGCACGCCCAGCACCACGAACTGCAGGCTGTTGCCGGCCAGCAGCAGGGCGAAGCAGACGATCAGGGTCGTCACGTTGAGCAGCAAGTGGCGCATCGGGTGGCTCCGGCTCGGCGCAAGTCTTTGGCCAGAGTTGGTTCAGACCGGAAACGGCCGCCAATCTGCGCCGGCACGGCCGGAAATGCTGTCTTGGGAGCGAAACCGGAGATGCCGTTTTGAGGCAATTCGATGGCGGCGCTGGCGCGGGGCAGACCCGGTTGACCCAGGTCAAGTACGCCTTGGCCGGCCGGGGCTATCTTCCCCTCCGGACTTTGCTTGCCTATGCTTTGGCCGTAAGGCCGGGGCAGGGGCGCTGCTGCAGCGATCCGGCGCAGAGCCGGCAAGAAAAGCAAGAGGAGGCAGGGGATGAGCCGTTTCGACGAGGTGCAGGCGCGGTCGCTGTCCGATCCGGAAGGGTTCTGGGGCGAGGCGGCCCAGGGGCTGCATTGGGACAAGACCTGGGACCGGGTGCTGGACGACTCCAACCCGCCCTTCTACCGCTGGTTCCCCGGCGGCGTGCTCAACACCTGCTACAACGCCCTCGACCGCCACGCCGACGGCGGCCGCGGCGAGCAGGCGGCACTGATCTACGACAGCCCGGTCACCGACACGATCCGCAGCTACAGCTATCGCGAGCTGCGCGACCTGGTGGCCAGCTTCGCCGGGGCCATGGCCGCCAAAGGGGTCGGCAAGGGCGATCGGGTCATCGTCTACATGCCGATGGTGCCGGAGGCGGCGATCGCCATGCTGGCCTGCGCCCGCCTGGGGGCCATCCACTCGGTGGTCTTCGGCGGCTTCGCGGCCAGCGAGCTGGCGACCCGGATCGACGACGCCAAGCCGAAGATGATCGTCTCGGCCTCCTGCGGCATCGAGCCGGGCCGGGTCGTGGCCTACAAGCCGCTGCTCGACAAGGCGATCGAGCTGGCCGAGCACAAGGTCGGGGCCTGCATCATCCTGCAGCGTCCGATGGAGCGGGCGGAGATGGTCCCCGGCCGCGACCACGACTGGGAGGAGGTCGCCGCGACCGCCGCGCCTCACGACTGCGTGCCGGTGCTGGCGACCGACCCGCTCTACATCCTCTACACTTCGGGGACCACCGGGCAGCCCAAGGGCATCGTGCGCGACAACGGCGGCCACGCCGTGGCCCTGTACTGGAGCATGAAGAACATCTACGACGTCGAGCCGGGCGAGGTCTATTGGGCCGCCTCCGACGTCGGCTGGGTGGTCGGCCACTCCTACATCGTCTATGCACCGCTGCTGCACGGCAACACCACCGTGATGTACGAGGGCAAGCCGGTCGGCACGCCGGATCCCGGCGCCTTCTGGCGGGTGATCTCGCAGCACGGGATCTCGACCATGTTCACCGCGCCGACCGCCTTCCGCGCGATCCGCCAGCAGGATCCGGAGGGCGAGCACATCGGCCGCTACGACCTCTCGAAGTTCCGGGCGCTGTTCCTGGCCGGCGAGCGCTGCGACCCGGACACCCTGCACTGGGCGGAGGAGAAGCTGCAGGTTCCGGTGATCGACCACTGGTGGCAGACCGAGACCGGCTGGGCGATCGCCGCCAACTGCCTGGGCATCGAGCAGCTGCCGGTCAAGGCCGGCTCGCCGACCCGGGCGGCGCCGGGCTGGGACGTCCGGGTCCTGGACAACGAGGGCCGGCCGGTCGGCCCCGGCGACATCGGTGCCATCGTGGTCAAGCTGCCGATGCCGCCTTCCTCGCTGCCGACCCTGTGGCAGGCCGAGGACCGCTTCCGCCAGGCCTATCTGACCGAGTATCCCGGCCACTACCAGACCGGCGACGCCGGCTACATCGACGAGGACGGCTACATCTTCGTCATGTCGCGCACCGACGACATCATCAACGTCGCCGGGCACCGGCTTTCGACCGGAGCCATGGAGGAGGTCCTGGCTGCCCACCCCGACGTTGCCGAATGCGCGGTGGTCGGCGTGCACGACAAGCTCAAGGGCCAGCTGCCGGTCGGCTTCCTGGTGCTCAAGGCCGGGGCCGAGCGCGAGGACGAGGAGATCGTCAAGGAAGTGGTCCAGATGGTCCGCAATGAGATCGGCCCGGTCGCGGCCTTCAAGCTAGCCACGGTGGTCAAGCGCCTGCCCAAGACCCGCTCCGGCAAGATCCTGCGCGGCACCATGCGCCAGATCGCCG
This window harbors:
- a CDS encoding propionyl-CoA synthetase → MRRRAGKKSKRRQGMSRFDEVQARSLSDPEGFWGEAAQGLHWDKTWDRVLDDSNPPFYRWFPGGVLNTCYNALDRHADGGRGEQAALIYDSPVTDTIRSYSYRELRDLVASFAGAMAAKGVGKGDRVIVYMPMVPEAAIAMLACARLGAIHSVVFGGFAASELATRIDDAKPKMIVSASCGIEPGRVVAYKPLLDKAIELAEHKVGACIILQRPMERAEMVPGRDHDWEEVAATAAPHDCVPVLATDPLYILYTSGTTGQPKGIVRDNGGHAVALYWSMKNIYDVEPGEVYWAASDVGWVVGHSYIVYAPLLHGNTTVMYEGKPVGTPDPGAFWRVISQHGISTMFTAPTAFRAIRQQDPEGEHIGRYDLSKFRALFLAGERCDPDTLHWAEEKLQVPVIDHWWQTETGWAIAANCLGIEQLPVKAGSPTRAAPGWDVRVLDNEGRPVGPGDIGAIVVKLPMPPSSLPTLWQAEDRFRQAYLTEYPGHYQTGDAGYIDEDGYIFVMSRTDDIINVAGHRLSTGAMEEVLAAHPDVAECAVVGVHDKLKGQLPVGFLVLKAGAEREDEEIVKEVVQMVRNEIGPVAAFKLATVVKRLPKTRSGKILRGTMRQIADGEAYKVPATIDDPVILEEITDSLRGIGYGG